The nucleotide sequence GTTCTACATATCCTTGCACTTAATTAATTGGCCAGTTATCTTCTCTTTTGAAACTCAGATTACTCTGCAAATATATAGACAACTTCGAATCTAATGTTGTGAAACTATTTAAATCTTTGTATTTCTTTTGGGCTTAAAAGTAAAATCCTACCTTTTGGGTTATATTTTAGTCCATAGAATTATCCAAATCTGATATTCATGATCTTTTTTCTTATGCAAGTCCAAATCAGCAAGCAGTTGAGCATGCTGCAGATGTTAATAGCTGTCACCATGTTTCCTCTTTGACAAGTTTTGAATTTCTCAAGTTTGATTTGATCTGCTTATATTGTCACATGCAAACAATTCTTAGTCATTCTCTCATTGACTTATCAAATATACAATTATACATTATTGCCCACATGCTTTATGCAGCCTAACACCCTCCCTTTAGATGTTTACATATTACAGCTTATTTTACTGACTTGCTCGAGCCAGATCTCCCACTCCAAATGATATTTGAGTAAGTTATTTGATAGACTTCCTGTTCCAAATAAAACAACAGCTTTTATTGAAAAATGGGATAATCTGGTAAAGCTAGCAGTTCTTTCAGCCAGCTTGCATATTTACAAAGAGTCCATCCAATAGTTAATAGTAGTTCTGCATAGGGCTTAAGAATTTATCCAGTAGTTATAATAAGTAGTTCTGCATAGGAATTTCTGGATGAAACTATGAAAAGCAGAGTTTATCCTCTACATGAAGTAAGGAGCAGGTTGATGAATTTCTTGTTCAACCTACCCTTCAGCAGTCCAGCTTCATTTTTATTTTGAgagggcagacccagtgctggAGGCTCCcatatgagtggggtctggggaagggaaaaaacgaggcaagccttccccccacaaaatctgcggagaggctgcttcgaacccgcgacctggtgactcagtgagacagctctcaccactacaCCAGGCTTCGTTTTTATTTTGAGAACCTTTGTATTTTTGTTTTGTCATTTCATCTTGATATTTGCTATCTATGTTACCGCTAATAATCTGACGCACTGTTCTTTTTCTTCATTGTAGTTGCTCCGAGGACTGAAATATCTCCATTCAGCAGAAATACTCCACAGAGACCTAAAACCTGGAAACCTGCTGGTGAATGCAAACTGTGATCTGAAGATATGTGATTTTGGTCTTGCACGTACAAACAGTAGTAAAGGCCAGTTTATGACTGAATATGTCGTCACCCGCTGGTACAGAGCTCCTGAACTGCTCCTCTGCTGTGACAACTATGGCACATCCATAGACGTTTGGTCTGTTGGGTGCATCTTTGCTGAGCTCCTTGGCCGCAAGCCAATATTTCCAGGAACTGAATGCCTAAATCAGCTCAAGCTCATAGTAAATGTTCTCGGCACCATGAGTGAGGCTGACCTAGAGTTCATCGACAACCCAAAAGCTCGGAGATACATTAAGTCCCTTCCCTACACTCCTGGTGTTCCCCTCGCAAGTATGTACCCACATGCGCATCCTCTTGCCATTGATCTATTGCAGAAGATGCTTATTGTCGACCCCACCAAAAGGATTAGTGTCACCGAGGCTCTCGAGCACCCTTACATGTCCCCTCTGTATGATCCAAGTGCAAATCCCCCAGCCCAAGTGCCCATCGATCTCGACATAGACGAAAATATCAGCTCAGAGATGATCAGGGAAATGATGTGGCAGGAGATGCTTCACTACCACCCTGAAGTTGTCACAGCAATAAGCATGTCATGAGATCCCACTGCACCAGGACATCGGCAGGCTCACCTTTGTTTTTCCCCTTTGATAAAAGCCTACCGCGATTAGCCGATTATGGCGCCTAGCTGTTGTAGTACCCTTAATGTCTGCTTGGAACCAATTACGGCGCTGCTGTTGTAGTACCCTTAATGTATGCGCCCAATAAGAGCGGCGTATGGATAGATGTTATCACCATGGACCATTACTTGTTGTATGTACTCTATGTCTGTCGACTGTTGTGATGTTGTATGAGTTTATGAATCATGAAGCTCTATTAAAGTGAAATCCCATACATGTTAAGTTCGGATGCTTCCCTACCTTCTTTTGTTAAACTCTGTTTTCTCCGGGCGATACATCATACATTTGTAAAATAAAACGTTGTGGACTGCAGCGCGTTTCTGCTGAATGCACACCTCGAGAAACAACTGAAAGCTTAACTGGGTCATCAACTCTCTGTACCAtttccgaccagttgatcagctCTGCAGAGCAGCAGCATACATATGCAGAAGGAGGCTGTGGAGGATCAACCAATTGCCATCTGACCAATTTCGTCTGCGCTGTCCATGCCGTTGGTTGGAATTTTGCCGAGATGTCTGTGGATAACTG is from Miscanthus floridulus cultivar M001 chromosome 7, ASM1932011v1, whole genome shotgun sequence and encodes:
- the LOC136466673 gene encoding mitogen-activated protein kinase 3, whose translation is MAMMVDPPNGIGSQGKHYYTMWQTLFEIDTKYVPIKPIGRGAYGIVCSSINRETNEKVAIKKIHNVFDNRVDALRTLRELKLLRHLRHENVIALKDIMMPIHRRSFKDVYLVYELMDTDLHQIIKSPQGLSNDHCQYFLFQLLRGLKYLHSAEILHRDLKPGNLLVNANCDLKICDFGLARTNSSKGQFMTEYVVTRWYRAPELLLCCDNYGTSIDVWSVGCIFAELLGRKPIFPGTECLNQLKLIVNVLGTMSEADLEFIDNPKARRYIKSLPYTPGVPLASMYPHAHPLAIDLLQKMLIVDPTKRISVTEALEHPYMSPLYDPSANPPAQVPIDLDIDENISSEMIREMMWQEMLHYHPEVVTAISMS